A DNA window from Caretta caretta isolate rCarCar2 chromosome 7, rCarCar1.hap1, whole genome shotgun sequence contains the following coding sequences:
- the LOC125639991 gene encoding heparan sulfate glucosamine 3-O-sulfotransferase 1-like: MAFLLVSAYLLLTHTQGAPVENGALLETLKSQVGFFNNKSEHYSAQVRPPGTNRRIPQTIIVGVRKGGTRALLEMLDIHPNIVVATTEVHFFDWDENYVKGIDWYRSLMPFSYENQITIEKTPGYFTSPQAPERIHDMNSSIKLLLILRDPTERVISDYTQVYYNRLESHKRVQPFEEIVIKNGALNTKYKAIQRSLYDIHMEKWLKHFNLDQIHIVDGNTLIKDPLPELQKVETFLNLPSRIMSSNFYFNQTKGFYCIRSDGRERCLHESKGRPHPVVNNTVLEQLYSYFREHNAKFYRMVNHSFDWH; encoded by the coding sequence AtggccttcctcctggtgtcagCTTATCTTTTGCTGACTCACACTCAGGGTGCTCCTGTTGAGAATGGGGCACTGCTGGAGACACTGAAGTCGCAAGTAGGATTTTTCAATAATAAAAGTGAACACTACTCTGCACAGGTGAGACCTCCTGGCACAAACCGACGAATACCTCAGACGATCATTGTAGGAGTTCGAAAAGGAGGGACCAGGGCCTTATTGGAAATGTTGGATATTCATCCTAATATTGTGGTAGCAACTACAGAAGTCCACTTCTTTGACTGGGATGAGAATTATGTTAAAGGAATAGACTGGTATAGGAGTCTGATGCCATTTTCTTATGAAAATCAAATTACTATTGAGAAAACACCAGGCTATTTTACCTCACCACAGGCTCCAGAAAGAATTCATGACATGAATAGCTCGATTAAATTGCTTCTCATTCTAAGAGACCCCACTGAGAGAGTAATATCTGATTATACCCAAGTATATTACAACAGACTAGAAAGCCACAAGCGTGTTCAGCCCTTTGAAGAAATTGTTATTAAAAATGGAGCACTTAATACCAAATATAAAGCTATTCAGAGAAGTCTCTATGATATCCATATGGAAAAGTGGCTTAAGCATTTCAACTTAGATCAGATTCACATAGTGGATGGCAATACTTTAATCAAGGACCCTCTTCCTGAgttacaaaaagtagaaacatttCTTAATCTTCCTTCCAGAATTATGTcttcaaatttttattttaaccaaACCAAGGGGTTCTATTGCATTAGAAGTGATGGAAGAGAGAGATGTTTACATGAATCCAAAGGGCGCCCCCACCCTGTTGTCAACAACACTGTTTTAGAGCAACTTTACTCTTACTTCAGAGAGCACAATGCAAAATTTTACAGAATGGTTAATCATTCGTTTGACTGGCATTAA